The Kineothrix sp. MB12-C1 genome includes a window with the following:
- a CDS encoding XTP/dITP diphosphatase — protein sequence MNRKIVFATGNAGKMKEIREILADTEFHVVSMKEEGIDLSIEEDGVTFEENAVIKAKAVAEKCGEIVLADDSGLEIDYLNKEPGIYSARYMGEDTSYRIKNANLIERLSGVSDEERTARFICAIAAVFPDGEVITTYGQVEGRIDYEEKGENGFGYDPIFYLPQLGKTTAQLSDDEKNSVSHRGEALRKMKEELKKRF from the coding sequence ATGAATAGAAAAATTGTTTTTGCTACAGGCAATGCCGGAAAGATGAAAGAAATCAGAGAGATTCTTGCCGATACAGAATTCCATGTAGTGTCAATGAAAGAAGAGGGAATCGATCTATCCATTGAGGAAGACGGTGTGACCTTCGAAGAAAATGCGGTAATAAAAGCGAAAGCTGTGGCGGAGAAATGTGGAGAAATTGTCCTTGCGGATGACTCAGGGTTAGAAATCGATTATCTGAATAAGGAACCGGGAATCTATTCTGCCAGGTATATGGGAGAGGACACGTCCTATCGAATTAAGAATGCCAATTTGATAGAAAGGCTGTCGGGGGTGTCGGATGAGGAGAGGACAGCTCGTTTTATCTGTGCGATAGCTGCTGTTTTCCCCGACGGAGAAGTGATCACCACCTATGGGCAGGTTGAAGGAAGAATTGATTATGAAGAAAAAGGAGAAAATGGCTTCGGTTATGATCCTATCTTCTATCTGCCGCAGCTTGGAAAAACGACGGCACAGTTAAGCGACGATGAGAAGAATAGCGTGAGCCATAGAGGGGAAGCGCTTCGTAAAATGAAAGAAGAACTGAAGAAGAGATTCTAA
- a CDS encoding THUMP domain-containing class I SAM-dependent RNA methyltransferase, translating to MRRYELIAPCHFGLEAVLKKEIIDLGYDISNVEDGRVTFFGDEEAVCRANIFLRTAERILIKVGSFHAETFEELFQGTKNLSWEDYIPKDGKFWVAKAGSVKSKLFSPSDIQSIMKKAMVDRLKEVYRVSWFEEDGESFPIRVFLLKDEVTIGLDTTGESLHKRGYRKLTAKAPIAENLAAALIMLTPWRADRILVDPFCGSGTFPIEAAMMAANMAPGMHRFFTAENWSHVVGKQIWHDTFEEANEMVDLSVETDIQGYDADEDIVAAARENARLAGVDKLIHFQKRDVKDLSHGKKYGFIITNPPYGERLEDKENLHILYEALGERYRMLDAWSLYMITSYENAERDIGRRADKNRKIYNGMMKTYYYQFMGPKPAKKPRSDAEK from the coding sequence ATGAGAAGATATGAATTGATTGCTCCATGCCACTTTGGTCTGGAAGCAGTTTTGAAAAAAGAAATTATCGATTTGGGCTATGATATTAGCAATGTGGAAGATGGAAGAGTCACCTTTTTTGGTGACGAAGAGGCAGTATGCCGTGCGAACATCTTTTTAAGAACAGCGGAACGAATACTTATTAAAGTGGGCAGCTTTCATGCGGAGACTTTTGAGGAGCTTTTCCAGGGAACTAAGAATCTTTCATGGGAGGATTATATTCCTAAGGATGGTAAGTTCTGGGTGGCAAAGGCAGGCAGTGTAAAAAGTAAGCTGTTCAGCCCTTCGGACATCCAGTCCATTATGAAAAAGGCGATGGTGGACCGTCTAAAGGAAGTGTATCGAGTGAGCTGGTTTGAAGAAGATGGAGAATCTTTTCCTATAAGAGTCTTCTTATTAAAAGACGAGGTGACGATAGGCCTTGATACAACCGGGGAATCGCTTCATAAGAGAGGATATCGTAAGCTGACAGCGAAAGCTCCGATTGCGGAGAACCTGGCAGCAGCGCTTATTATGCTGACTCCATGGAGGGCGGACAGAATTCTTGTAGACCCTTTTTGCGGAAGTGGAACTTTCCCGATAGAAGCAGCAATGATGGCAGCTAATATGGCTCCGGGAATGCATCGTTTTTTTACTGCGGAGAATTGGTCTCACGTCGTAGGGAAGCAGATTTGGCATGATACGTTTGAAGAAGCGAATGAAATGGTAGATTTGAGCGTAGAGACGGATATTCAAGGTTATGATGCGGATGAGGATATTGTTGCGGCTGCAAGGGAGAATGCGCGGCTTGCAGGAGTGGACAAGCTGATTCACTTCCAGAAAAGAGATGTGAAAGATTTAAGTCACGGGAAAAAATATGGGTTTATCATTACCAATCCGCCTTATGGTGAGCGTCTTGAGGATAAAGAGAATCTTCATATCTTATATGAGGCTCTCGGTGAGCGTTACCGTATGCTGGATGCATGGTCTTTGTATATGATTACTTCTTATGAAAATGCGGAGAGAGATATCGGAAGAAGAGCGGACAAGAACAGGAAAATATATAACGGTATGATGAAGACCTATTATTATCAGTTTATGGGGCCGAAGCCGGCAAAAAAGCCAAGATCCGATGCAGAGAAATAA
- a CDS encoding MATE family efflux transporter: MELQKENKMGHMPVNKLLLTMSLPIMVSMLVQALYNIVDSIFVAMIDEKALTAVSLAFPIQSLIIAVAVGTGVGVNAVLSKALGEKNMERVNKAASNGVFLAVLSYLIFLVIGLFMVVPFYKSQTTDTMIIEYGTQYLMIVCVASIGVFMQITFERMLQSTGKTMYTMIVQGIGAIINIILDPILIFGLFGMPKLGVAGAAIATVIGQITAGILAIIINQKVNHEVRLQIKGFRPDKGIIGHIYVVGVPSIIMQALGSLMVYSVNLILISFTATATAVFGVYFKLQSFIFMPVFGLTNGMVPIVAYNYGAEKKERLIKTVKLSIAYATLLMIVGFLLFQFFTQTLLQMFDASEMMLAIGIPALRIISISFLGAGFSIMCSSVFQALGNGVYSMMVSLARQLIVLIPVAYLLSRLGNVDYVWWAFPVAEIVSVGMSALFLRRINKKIISHIGGKEKNTVTE; the protein is encoded by the coding sequence ATGGAATTACAAAAAGAAAATAAGATGGGTCATATGCCTGTCAACAAGTTGTTACTGACTATGTCGCTGCCGATTATGGTTTCCATGCTCGTACAGGCGTTGTATAATATTGTAGATAGTATTTTTGTGGCGATGATCGATGAGAAAGCTTTGACAGCAGTGTCGCTGGCATTTCCGATTCAAAGTCTTATTATCGCCGTGGCGGTAGGCACCGGCGTGGGCGTTAATGCTGTATTATCCAAAGCGCTGGGCGAGAAGAATATGGAGAGGGTGAATAAGGCCGCGTCAAACGGTGTTTTTTTGGCGGTTTTATCTTATTTGATCTTCCTCGTTATAGGTTTGTTTATGGTGGTGCCTTTCTATAAAAGCCAAACGACAGACACCATGATTATAGAATATGGGACTCAGTATTTGATGATAGTATGTGTGGCATCTATCGGTGTTTTTATGCAGATTACCTTTGAACGTATGCTGCAATCCACGGGTAAGACTATGTATACAATGATTGTTCAGGGTATCGGTGCAATCATTAATATTATTCTGGATCCTATTCTTATCTTCGGTCTCTTTGGAATGCCTAAGCTCGGCGTGGCGGGTGCGGCGATCGCTACTGTTATCGGACAGATTACAGCAGGTATCTTGGCGATCATCATTAACCAAAAGGTGAATCACGAAGTTAGATTACAGATAAAAGGGTTTCGGCCTGATAAAGGTATTATCGGTCATATTTATGTGGTAGGAGTTCCTTCTATTATAATGCAGGCTCTCGGTTCGTTGATGGTTTATAGTGTGAATCTTATTCTGATTTCCTTTACCGCAACGGCAACGGCGGTGTTTGGTGTATATTTTAAGCTTCAAAGTTTTATTTTCATGCCGGTATTCGGTCTGACGAATGGTATGGTTCCTATTGTTGCCTATAACTATGGAGCAGAAAAGAAGGAGCGTCTTATTAAGACGGTGAAGCTCAGTATTGCGTATGCTACACTTTTGATGATTGTTGGCTTTCTGCTGTTTCAATTCTTCACACAGACCCTGCTGCAGATGTTTGACGCATCCGAAATGATGCTTGCTATCGGAATACCGGCCCTTCGTATTATCAGTATCAGTTTCCTGGGAGCTGGCTTCAGCATTATGTGCAGTTCGGTGTTTCAGGCGCTTGGAAACGGTGTATACAGCATGATGGTATCCTTAGCCAGACAGTTGATTGTTCTTATTCCGGTAGCTTATTTATTGTCCAGGCTTGGAAATGTGGATTATGTATGGTGGGCTTTCCCGGTTGCGGAGATAGTATCAGTGGGAATGTCTGCACTATTCCTTCGACGTATTAACAAGAAGATAATCAGTCATATCGGTGGGAAAGAAAAGAATACGGTAACGGAATAG
- a CDS encoding sodium ion-translocating decarboxylase subunit beta — MTFWNKLFSNFGLIQITLPQVIMILLALLLAYLAIVKKYEPLLLLPLAFGMMIANIPLAALSAYNEGGLIYYLYRGIDLGIYPPMIFLCIGAMTDFGPLIAAPRNALIGLGGQLGIFVAMGGALLIGLALTYIIPGFEPFTLSEAAAIGIIGSSDGPTSIYTADRLAPDLLPVITIAAYSYMALVPIIQPPIMRALTTPEERVIVMPQSKKVTRKQKIFFSFGITLATLLLVPAAGSLIAMLMLGNLIKESGVTKRYIHSLQNDLLNILTLLIGLSVGATATAERILTPHTILIICLGLFAFAFGTIGGIIIAKILCKVTGGKVNPLIGNSGVSAMPMAARVSQKLGQEYNPHNYLLMHAMGPIVSSTIGSALIAGIFITLFAS; from the coding sequence ATGACATTCTGGAACAAACTTTTTTCTAACTTCGGGCTTATACAAATAACTCTACCACAGGTTATTATGATATTGCTCGCTTTGTTGTTAGCATATCTCGCCATCGTCAAAAAATATGAACCGCTATTACTTCTTCCTCTCGCCTTTGGCATGATGATCGCCAATATTCCGTTGGCAGCTCTTTCCGCATATAATGAAGGAGGCCTAATTTATTATTTATATCGAGGAATTGACTTGGGCATTTACCCGCCAATGATTTTTTTATGTATCGGCGCTATGACCGACTTCGGCCCTTTGATTGCCGCTCCCCGCAACGCACTTATCGGCTTGGGCGGCCAGCTCGGTATTTTTGTCGCTATGGGAGGAGCCTTATTAATAGGGCTGGCCCTTACATACATCATCCCCGGATTCGAACCCTTTACCCTGAGCGAGGCCGCTGCTATTGGTATTATCGGCAGTTCAGACGGACCAACTTCTATTTATACCGCCGATCGTCTTGCACCTGATCTCCTACCCGTAATTACTATTGCCGCTTATTCATACATGGCTCTGGTTCCGATTATCCAACCACCGATTATGCGTGCTCTTACCACACCCGAGGAACGGGTCATTGTGATGCCTCAATCGAAAAAGGTAACCCGTAAGCAGAAAATCTTCTTTTCATTTGGTATAACCCTTGCCACATTGCTTTTAGTTCCTGCGGCGGGTTCATTGATCGCTATGCTGATGCTTGGAAATCTAATTAAAGAAAGCGGCGTAACTAAAAGATATATTCATTCGTTACAAAATGATTTATTAAATATATTAACATTGCTAATCGGTCTTTCCGTCGGTGCAACTGCTACCGCAGAACGGATTCTGACCCCTCACACAATCCTGATTATTTGCTTAGGGTTATTCGCCTTCGCATTCGGAACGATTGGCGGTATTATTATAGCAAAGATTCTGTGCAAAGTAACCGGCGGAAAGGTGAACCCTTTAATCGGGAACTCAGGTGTATCCGCTATGCCGATGGCCGCCCGCGTTTCTCAGAAACTAGGGCAGGAATATAATCCTCATAATTATCTTTTAATGCATGCCATGGGACCTATCGTATCCAGCACGATTGGTTCAGCATTAATAGCAGGTATTTTCATCACCCTTTTCGCTTCATAA
- a CDS encoding N-acetylmuramoyl-L-alanine amidase family protein: MQQLMKKTIGYSVAFAAVSMAVIVYMASHKVVVIADVAQDEVRTMDREAGQERGPLSFGEGEGDANYLCIPLPGASKAEAVKIENYYMSKELWVIFENDYSDFYGRTSITGNRDNIKFGYCESEESGTMLKFSLTGVYEYRSILEENNLYIEFLPPGELHEKIVVIDPAGGKEQSGASAYGLAEKDVVLGIARKLKEKLDITDIKVYYTRMEDVYPEEETRVSIANDVKADMLIRIEVGESQDTMDFGTSAVYNERYFIPDFGSVELADLLEREVVTSIKGKALGLEPAGEGDYVIQEAEIPAAGIKVGHITNEKEASLLRNEIYLDYIASGIYQAIIKAYEREEGTELLQGE, from the coding sequence ATGCAGCAACTGATGAAAAAGACCATAGGATATAGTGTGGCTTTTGCAGCCGTATCGATGGCGGTTATTGTGTATATGGCCTCTCATAAGGTGGTGGTCATTGCCGATGTGGCACAGGATGAAGTGCGGACCATGGATAGAGAAGCGGGGCAGGAGAGGGGGCCTCTCTCTTTCGGAGAGGGAGAGGGCGATGCGAATTACCTATGTATCCCCCTGCCGGGTGCGAGTAAGGCTGAGGCTGTCAAAATTGAGAACTACTATATGTCAAAAGAATTGTGGGTAATATTCGAAAATGATTATAGCGATTTCTATGGCAGAACTTCGATTACCGGAAATCGGGATAACATAAAATTCGGTTATTGTGAGAGTGAAGAAAGCGGAACCATGCTAAAGTTCTCATTGACAGGAGTATATGAATATCGTAGTATTTTGGAAGAAAATAATTTATACATAGAATTCCTGCCCCCGGGAGAGTTGCACGAGAAGATTGTAGTCATCGATCCTGCAGGGGGGAAAGAACAGTCAGGTGCCTCTGCCTATGGATTGGCGGAGAAAGATGTGGTCCTTGGAATTGCGAGGAAGTTGAAGGAAAAGTTAGATATTACGGATATCAAAGTGTATTATACGCGAATGGAGGATGTGTATCCGGAAGAAGAGACGAGGGTTTCCATTGCCAATGATGTAAAAGCGGATATGCTGATACGCATTGAAGTGGGGGAATCTCAGGATACCATGGATTTTGGTACATCGGCAGTTTATAATGAGCGCTATTTCATTCCGGACTTTGGAAGCGTTGAACTTGCGGATCTGCTGGAACGGGAGGTTGTAACAAGCATTAAGGGGAAAGCCCTCGGGCTTGAGCCTGCGGGTGAAGGCGATTATGTTATACAGGAGGCGGAAATACCGGCAGCTGGTATAAAGGTAGGGCATATTACAAATGAAAAGGAAGCATCTCTTTTAAGAAATGAGATTTACCTTGATTATATTGCCTCGGGGATCTATCAGGCGATTATCAAGGCATATGAAAGAGAAGAAGGTACTGAACTGTTGCAAGGAGAGTAA
- a CDS encoding metallophosphoesterase family protein, with protein sequence MRVLIISDTHRQNANYLKVLEQVRPIDMVVHCGDVEGSEYMICESAGCQVEMVTGNNDFFSDLPREREFQIGNYHVWLTHGHNYHVSMGCQIIKEEALARGADIVMYGHTHRPLIDMSGKVIAINPGSLSYPRQEGKRPSYIIMELDDENKAQFTINYL encoded by the coding sequence ATGAGGGTACTGATAATAAGTGATACGCATCGACAGAACGCAAATTATTTAAAGGTTCTGGAACAAGTAAGACCTATAGACATGGTAGTACATTGTGGGGATGTGGAAGGAAGCGAATATATGATTTGTGAAAGTGCCGGCTGCCAAGTGGAAATGGTAACTGGAAATAATGACTTTTTTTCAGATCTTCCCCGGGAAAGAGAGTTTCAAATAGGCAACTACCATGTGTGGTTGACTCATGGGCATAATTACCATGTGTCGATGGGGTGCCAGATAATTAAAGAAGAGGCGCTGGCGCGCGGTGCGGATATCGTTATGTACGGGCATACACACAGACCCCTTATCGATATGAGCGGTAAAGTGATAGCGATCAATCCGGGAAGTCTCTCTTACCCAAGACAAGAAGGTAAGCGTCCTTCTTATATTATAATGGAATTAGATGACGAAAATAAGGCACAATTTACAATTAATTATCTTTAA
- a CDS encoding carbohydrate ABC transporter permease, translating into MPIEIKGWIFDKEEDVKIMAKPAKKKHKTVEYGRYGYYFIAPFFIVFAIFQFWPLIYTIGLAFCENYIDTMFNVEVGPVFNGFENFKTVFISKDGTLFGTYTFQSLWNTIIMWLMNFIPQILLALLLAVWFTDTRVKLRAQGAYKIMTFMPNIITAATISVLFYSLFNDPNGPVNQFLMQLGILDQPFRFFKNRWATRGIISFINFWMWYGNTMVVLTAGVLGISPSLFEAARVDGASNFQIFKKITLPLLRPILLFTLVNSAIGGLQMFDIPKLLTTSGYGDPDYATRTITMYMRELAFTGARQMGKASATSVVLFVVTLFFSLILFYIMRDKDAILEKKQHKAVRKELARKEGKQYGSK; encoded by the coding sequence ATGCCTATCGAAATAAAGGGATGGATATTTGACAAAGAAGAGGATGTGAAAATAATGGCAAAGCCTGCAAAGAAAAAACACAAGACAGTGGAATATGGTAGATACGGTTACTACTTTATTGCTCCATTTTTTATTGTGTTTGCAATATTTCAGTTTTGGCCGCTAATATATACGATTGGTCTGGCCTTTTGTGAGAATTATATCGATACGATGTTTAACGTGGAAGTTGGGCCTGTATTTAATGGATTCGAGAATTTTAAGACGGTGTTTATCAGCAAGGATGGTACGTTATTCGGAACTTATACCTTTCAGTCTTTGTGGAATACGATTATTATGTGGCTGATGAATTTCATTCCCCAGATACTTCTGGCACTTCTGCTTGCGGTGTGGTTTACGGACACGCGAGTGAAGTTAAGGGCACAGGGCGCATATAAGATTATGACCTTCATGCCTAATATTATTACGGCGGCTACTATTTCGGTATTGTTCTATAGCTTGTTCAATGATCCTAACGGACCAGTGAATCAGTTTCTCATGCAGCTCGGCATTTTGGATCAGCCGTTTCGGTTTTTTAAGAATAGATGGGCGACAAGAGGAATCATTTCCTTTATTAATTTCTGGATGTGGTATGGAAATACGATGGTCGTACTGACCGCCGGTGTGTTGGGAATCAGTCCATCGCTTTTCGAAGCGGCAAGGGTGGATGGCGCTTCCAACTTTCAGATATTCAAAAAGATTACATTGCCGTTACTCCGTCCTATCCTGTTGTTTACACTAGTTAACTCCGCGATTGGTGGCCTGCAGATGTTCGATATTCCTAAACTGCTTACGACGAGCGGATATGGTGATCCTGATTATGCAACGCGAACGATTACGATGTACATGCGGGAATTAGCGTTTACGGGGGCGAGACAGATGGGTAAGGCCTCAGCGACTTCTGTGGTGTTGTTTGTTGTCACCTTGTTCTTCAGCCTCATTCTTTTCTATATTATGCGTGATAAGGATGCGATCTTGGAGAAGAAGCAACATAAAGCAGTACGCAAAGAATTAGCAAGAAAGGAGGGAAAGCAATATGGCAGCAAATGA
- a CDS encoding response regulator transcription factor, whose translation MRILVVEDEPDLNDVIVKKLESEHYAVDWCMNGGEALNYINCAEYDAIILDIMLPGISGLEVLREIRSQNNKTPVLLLTARDSIEDRVAGLDQGADDYLVKPFAFDELMARIRAMIRRSSGHVSNIISIADLTMNCDFREVTRGGTYISLSSKEFAILEFMMHNKGIVLTREKISQHIWNYDYEGGSNVIDVYIRYLRKKIDEDFSQKLIHTIRGTGYVLKEDNE comes from the coding sequence ATGCGAATTCTGGTAGTTGAAGATGAACCTGATTTGAATGATGTTATAGTGAAGAAGCTGGAATCGGAGCATTATGCCGTAGATTGGTGTATGAACGGCGGTGAGGCTCTTAATTATATTAATTGTGCGGAATATGATGCCATTATTCTCGATATCATGTTACCGGGTATCAGCGGTCTTGAGGTATTAAGAGAAATCCGCTCCCAAAACAATAAAACACCGGTTTTGCTGTTGACGGCACGCGACAGTATAGAAGATCGTGTGGCTGGTCTGGACCAAGGGGCGGATGACTATCTCGTAAAACCATTTGCTTTTGATGAGTTAATGGCGAGGATTCGTGCCATGATCCGGCGTTCCTCCGGTCATGTGAGCAATATTATTTCTATTGCAGACTTAACTATGAATTGCGATTTCAGGGAAGTAACACGCGGCGGCACCTATATATCGCTGTCCAGTAAGGAATTCGCAATACTTGAATTTATGATGCATAATAAAGGTATTGTGCTTACAAGGGAAAAGATTTCACAACATATCTGGAACTACGATTACGAGGGAGGCTCCAATGTGATCGATGTATATATCCGTTATCTAAGAAAAAAGATAGATGAGGATTTTTCTCAAAAGCTGATTCATACGATTAGAGGAACAGGTTATGTTCTAAAGGAGGATAATGAATAG
- a CDS encoding LacI family DNA-binding transcriptional regulator, producing the protein MVSMKDISAACGVSVATVSKALNNHSDIGEETKEYIRKTAKEMGYFPNSAAKALKTNRTYNLGVLFVDDAQSGLKHDYFAYVLDSFKQTAEQQGYDMTFINCCKTRNNKMSYLDHARYRGFDGVVIACIDFYDPEVMDLVRSDIPVVTIDHLFNNRIAIISDNVKGMRDLLTFVYNKGHRKIAYIHGMDSAVTQSRLSSFYKTAQELELEIPDEYIKEAAYRDTKATFEKTQELLDLPNPPTCILYPDDFASFGGINAIKERGLSIPQDISVVGYDGIRIGRHLEPQLTTLRQDTELVGAKAAECLIDLIEHPKTTLIQQVVVEGEVFEGKSVGTIN; encoded by the coding sequence ATGGTGTCAATGAAAGATATTTCCGCAGCATGCGGAGTATCGGTAGCGACGGTAAGCAAGGCATTAAATAATCATAGCGATATTGGAGAAGAGACGAAGGAATATATTAGGAAGACGGCAAAAGAGATGGGGTATTTTCCTAATTCTGCGGCAAAGGCATTGAAGACAAACCGTACTTACAATCTGGGTGTACTTTTTGTTGATGATGCGCAAAGCGGTTTGAAGCATGACTACTTCGCCTATGTGCTCGACAGTTTTAAGCAAACAGCAGAACAGCAAGGCTATGATATGACTTTTATCAACTGCTGCAAGACGAGAAACAATAAGATGTCTTATCTGGATCATGCCAGATATCGGGGCTTTGATGGAGTGGTAATTGCTTGCATCGATTTCTATGATCCGGAGGTAATGGATCTTGTAAGAAGTGATATTCCGGTAGTGACCATCGACCATTTGTTTAATAACAGAATTGCAATTATTTCTGATAATGTGAAGGGAATGAGAGATCTTCTCACTTTCGTATATAACAAAGGCCACCGTAAAATAGCCTACATACACGGCATGGATTCAGCAGTAACACAAAGCCGCTTGTCTTCTTTCTATAAGACGGCGCAAGAACTCGAACTGGAGATTCCGGATGAATACATAAAAGAGGCGGCGTATAGAGATACGAAAGCTACTTTTGAGAAGACACAGGAGCTTTTGGATTTACCAAATCCGCCAACCTGCATTTTATATCCGGACGACTTCGCAAGTTTCGGTGGAATTAACGCTATTAAAGAGCGAGGACTTAGCATTCCTCAAGATATATCGGTAGTGGGATATGACGGAATAAGGATAGGAAGACATCTGGAACCACAACTTACCACTTTGCGCCAGGATACCGAATTGGTAGGGGCGAAGGCGGCAGAGTGCCTGATCGACCTAATTGAACATCCTAAGACGACGCTGATTCAGCAAGTGGTGGTAGAAGGGGAAGTTTTCGAAGGGAAATCAGTGGGAACTATAAATTAG
- a CDS encoding carbohydrate ABC transporter permease, whose product MAANDAREVKVKDGAHGRVLAASIFRNIVCIFLCFLSLIPFWIMLVNATRSSTDIQMAFSVIPSTHIMENVQKLLYQTNQNVPLYRYMVNSCIIAGLSTVLSVYFSTATAYGVTVYKFKGSQFAWAFIMAIMMIPTQVSSVGFFRFMYQLGFSNNYMPLIVPAIAAPATVFFMRQYMLSALPLEIIDAARIDGSPEFRTFNTVAVPLMKPAVATQAIFVFIASWNNFYTPSMLLSSQKLYTLPMFVQLMRGERFRTDYGIIYVGLVITILPIFIVYFILSKYIIAGVALGGVKE is encoded by the coding sequence ATGGCAGCAAATGATGCACGCGAAGTCAAAGTGAAGGATGGTGCTCATGGAAGAGTGCTGGCAGCATCTATTTTCAGAAATATCGTTTGTATTTTTCTTTGCTTCTTAAGTTTGATTCCTTTCTGGATTATGCTCGTTAATGCAACAAGGTCCAGCACCGATATACAGATGGCATTTTCCGTTATTCCTTCCACCCATATTATGGAGAATGTCCAGAAGCTGCTTTACCAGACGAATCAAAACGTACCGTTATATCGCTATATGGTAAATAGCTGTATAATTGCAGGCTTAAGTACTGTTTTGTCGGTATACTTTTCCACGGCTACCGCATATGGTGTAACTGTTTATAAATTCAAAGGCAGCCAGTTTGCATGGGCATTTATTATGGCAATTATGATGATTCCGACACAGGTATCTTCTGTAGGCTTTTTCCGTTTTATGTATCAGTTGGGATTCAGTAATAATTATATGCCCCTTATCGTACCCGCGATTGCAGCTCCGGCAACGGTATTTTTTATGAGGCAATATATGTTAAGCGCTCTGCCGCTAGAGATTATCGATGCGGCCAGAATTGATGGTTCCCCGGAATTCAGAACCTTTAATACGGTTGCAGTGCCTCTTATGAAGCCTGCTGTTGCGACTCAGGCAATTTTCGTATTTATCGCTTCATGGAATAACTTCTATACGCCTTCCATGCTGCTGTCCTCACAGAAATTATATACACTTCCGATGTTCGTTCAGTTAATGAGGGGAGAGCGTTTCCGAACTGATTATGGTATTATCTATGTGGGACTCGTTATTACGATACTGCCAATATTTATCGTATACTTTATCCTGTCGAAATATATCATTGCCGGCGTGGCCCTTGGCGGTGTTAAAGAGTAA
- a CDS encoding DUF1700 domain-containing protein, with translation MTRKEFIETLQMALAGNLSSSSVNENIRYYQDYIDVQIRLGTSEEEVIESLGDPRLLAKTILEAKKREGTGSGYQEYDEVYEEGADEKEKGGFGSGIYRMPVWLFVLLAVIVVIFIIGIIGSVVSVLLPIFLPVLCVVMVVRIFQNRIR, from the coding sequence ATGACGAGAAAAGAATTTATTGAGACTTTGCAGATGGCACTGGCCGGAAATCTGAGCAGCAGCTCTGTAAATGAAAATATAAGGTATTATCAGGACTATATCGATGTACAGATCAGGCTGGGAACGAGTGAGGAGGAAGTCATAGAAAGTCTTGGCGATCCGAGGCTGCTGGCTAAGACGATTCTAGAAGCGAAGAAGCGGGAAGGAACGGGCAGCGGGTACCAGGAATATGACGAAGTATATGAAGAAGGTGCTGATGAAAAGGAAAAAGGAGGATTCGGCAGCGGTATCTATCGCATGCCTGTCTGGTTATTTGTCCTTTTGGCTGTTATAGTAGTAATTTTTATTATTGGTATTATTGGCTCTGTCGTATCTGTGCTTCTTCCCATTTTTCTTCCTGTTTTATGTGTGGTTATGGTTGTTCGTATTTTTCAAAATAGAATTCGGTAA